The bacterium genome contains the following window.
CGGGCGCCGCCGGGAACTTGCACGGGATGTCCACCGCCTGCCCCGCCGCGACGCGCGCCGCCTGCTCGTCGAGGTAGTGCGCCTGCTCGGGGTTGGCGTTCATCGCCGCCGCGGCGTTCTCGGAGAAGTAGCTCGCGCAGAGCAGCCGTTGCCACGCCTTCAACCCCGACGTGTCGTAGCGGCCGCCGCTCAGCGGCTGCAGCCGTTCCTTCGCCGCGGCGCCCGTGTCCCACTTGAACCCCTCGAGCGTGCCGCCCAGCGCCTGCATCGAATCCGGGGGCGGGCCGTCCTCGCCGTGCATCTTGGCGAGCAGTTCCGCGCCGTCCTGCCGGCGCTGGTCCTCCTCCGTCAGGGCCCGTCGCTGCGCCTGCGCCTGCTGTTCCTTCCACAGGTCGCGGAGCTGCTGCTGCTGCGCCTCGAACTGTCTCTTCGCCGCCTCCTGCGCCGCCTTCCGCGCCGCGATGTCGGCGGAATCGTCGCGCGGCGGGGCGAAGAGCGACGCGAGCGCCTGGCCGACGATGTCGCCCAGCATCTGGGCGGCGAACACCTCGTTGCTCATCGCGCCCGACGAGCGACGCCCGGCGCCGGCGCCGCCCGACCGCGTCGTGCAGACCGGCATGGCGTTGGCGCTCGGGCAGGTGCAGCTCAGGTAGGGACGCTCGCTTTCGGTGATCCTGGCCGAAGCGGCGCAGTCGATCTTCATGCCCGGGACCTGCGGCGAGGCGAGCGCCGCGGGGACGCAGAGCAGGGCCGGCGCCGCGAAGAGCGCGAGGCGTCTCATTCCTCCCACCATCTCCGCATCTCCTTCAGGTTTGCCGGCGTCGGCTCGGCCGGCGCGCCGTCGGGAAGGAGGTAGGACTGCATGCCCGGACCGACGAGCACCGTCTTCGCGCCCTTGACGTCGCCGAAGGCGACGGTTCCTTCGAGGACCACGACCGACGACGGCTTCCCGGGGATCTCGCGCACGACGAAGTCGGTGCCGCGCACCGACGTCACCGCGCTCGGCGTCCGCACCTCGAACTTGTGGTTCAGCCGCGCGACGCGCGCGCGGACCTCGCCGTAGAGGAGAGTCTCGACGGCGCCTTCCGCGAGGGTCATGGCGGCGCCGGCATCGAGGCTGACGACGTTCCCCTCGGGCAGCAGCACGTCGGCGCGGCCGTCCTTGCCGGTGCGGATCGTGTCGCCCGGTCCGGCGACCGGCGGCGTGTCGGCGGTCACGGCGCGCGGCGCGCCGCCGCCCGCCGGCTCGATCTCGACCGTCCCTTCGGCGCGCGGCATGAACCCGGCCATGCCGCCGGCGGGCGGGAGTTCGCGCAGGCGCGCCGCCCACGCCAGCGCCTTTTCCGCCCGCGCCGCGCGCAGCCTGTTCTTGCGCAGCGCCTCCTCCGCGGTCGCGACGAC
Protein-coding sequences here:
- a CDS encoding FecR family protein, translated to MGGRLPRGVAARFVGSRGRGVSLLAGTLALLGLAAGLAGVAARAQSAAPPKRPIPPYLAMVESWLQREAAGARAAQAINQDTIDAGRALLAKAQASKSAAATAEARRVVATAEEALRKNRLRAARAEKALAWAARLRELPPAGGMAGFMPRAEGTVEIEPAGGGAPRAVTADTPPVAGPGDTIRTGKDGRADVLLPEGNVVSLDAGAAMTLAEGAVETLLYGEVRARVARLNHKFEVRTPSAVTSVRGTDFVVREIPGKPSSVVVLEGTVAFGDVKGAKTVLVGPGMQSYLLPDGAPAEPTPANLKEMRRWWEE